TGCGCTCCACCGCGATCGCCGCCGTCACCGCGGCAGCTCTCCTCGTCACCATCGTGCTTCCGTCCGAATACGGGATTGATCCGACAGGCGTCGGCACCGCTCTCAATCTTACCGAGATGGGCGAGATCAAGATGCAGCTCGCCGAGGAAGCGGAAGCCGATGCTGCGATGGACGCGGCAAACCGTGCCAATCCGCCTGCGGTCGATACTGGTTCTTCGACGCGCACCGAAACCACCACGGTTGCCCCAGTCGTCGCCCCTGTTGCCCCGCCGCCGCCACCGGCACCGCCGGCACCCGAGCGCCAGTCCAGCATCCTCGGCACGATCGGCGCGCTGATCGTCTCGCCCGCCGCAGCGCAGGAGCAGCGCCAGGATGAAATGACCATCGTACTCCAGCCTGGCGAGGGCGCGGAGATCAAGCTGACGATGGTCGAAGGTGAGGTTGCGGCCTTCGCATGGGCCGTCTCAGAAGGCGGCACCGTGAATTACGACACGCATGGTGATGGCAGTGGGCAAAACATCAGCTACGAAAAGGGTCGCAGCGTTGCCGCCGATGACGGTCAGCTTCAGGCGGCCTTCACCGGAAAGCACGGCTGGTTCTGGCGCAATCGTGGCGATGCACCCGTATCGCTGACCTTGCGCACCAGCGGGACCTACACCGCCATCGAGCGGCTGGTCTAAGTTCAGATGGCGGCGCGTGCAGACGCGCCGCTACCTGATGAGGTTGAATGGCGGCTGACCCCCCAAAAGCACTTTGGAGAAACGCGCGCTCAGTCGCAGTCAATGACTTCTTGAAAAACATATGAGGCTATTTGGTGCGGCTTTTCTCTGCGGAAGCGACATCAGCTTTTGGTTCGACGGCTCGCGCCTTCCAGGAATTCGATCGCCATCTCAATTCCACGGTCCATTTCGATAGCAGCACCAAGCGCCTTCGCACGAGATCGCATTGCCGGCCCGTCCATTGCGTTCAGCGCTTTAGCAATGATACCGGCGCTCAGCGTTTGCCGGTTCAACGGTGCAGGGCCGGCTCCAAGAGCTGCAACCCGTCTCCCCCAAAAGGGCTGATCTCCAAAAAACGGAATGATCTGTGTCGGCAGGCCTGCGCGTAGGGAGGCAGCGGTCGTCCCGGCGCCGCCATGATGGACGGCCGCCGATGCCCTGGGAAGAAGAACATCATGTGGCGCGTTTTTGAGGAAAAACGCGCGATCGCTCATTTTTCCGAGGCCGATTGCGCCGTTACCGACTGCCAGCAGCCCGCGTTTTTCGGTCATTTCGAGGGCATCGAGGATCATCCCGGTCATCGTCTCTGGGTCGAGCCCCGGCATGCTCCCAAACCCGAAATAGACCGGCGGTGGACCAGCGTTGAGAAACGCATCCAACGCCGGATCAGGCTGCCAGCCCGGCTCGTCGAGAAACCAGTATCCAGTTACCAGAACATCCGGTCCCCAGTCGTGGGGCTTTGGGAGCACTGCCGGGCTGTATGCGTAGAGTGTGCCTGCACGCGGCTTTCGCCTCGTCCGATCAGATAAACCGGGCGTCGATTGTCTCCAGGCCTTCAACTCGCTGGCAAAAAGCAGTTCCGCCGCATGGGTCGCAAGCAAGTGACTGGCCCGGTTGAAGGGACCCAATGACGGATATGGAAGCAGAGGTGTCGGGAAGGCTGAGGTCGGTGTCAAGCCGGGGATAGGGGACGCCAAAACATGTGGCACGCCCAGAGCACTGGCTATATCCGGCGCAGCAATCGATTTGGGATGATAGACGATCACATCAGGGGCAAAGCGGATAGCTATCTGCCACTCGGCATCAAGCAGTCTCCTGATCAGCGGTCGGACTTGTTTGAGAAGCTTGAAGCCAGCGCTGAACCCATTTCCTCCTGCGACAGCTGCCTTCCCCTCTGCCGTGTTCAGCAGCGCCAAAAATTCGGCTGGCAGGCCCATGAAGCGAACATCGTGCTCTGCGGCCATTGCAGAAAACTGGATGGGAGCGGCAAGCTGAACCTCATGGCCTCGGGCAATCAGGCCCCGAGCGAGTGCAATATAGGGCTGGACGTCTCCGCGCGTGCCGAGCGTATGGATCGCGATCCGCATGGTGCTAAGTTAAATCAAGCGACGAGAAATGTCTGCTTACGTCAAGACCGAAACCAAGGGCCGATTGTCAGCTGTTGGACCCATAATGGCCTTGGGAAACCGTTCCCGTCGCTGGGGCGGTTCGGCGCCGAACGACAGGGTCGGATCGCTCGTAACATTCAGCCAATTTTCAGCCGTAGGTAGCTACGACGGCGTGTGTCCGTCACCCGATCACAAAGCGCAGATCTGTTCGGCACAAGTCGCCTGCACAAAGTGTCCACATCGACAGAAATATTGAAAAAGTCAGGGCCGCCTCGCCCGTTTTATGACGGACGGAAGAGACCTTCGATGCTGTCAAAAATGTGCGTCTCTATTCGATTGGCGATTTTCACCAACGATCATAAAGCTCGATTCATGTCGTACTTCGCGCCTTGGTCTCTCGATGCTCCGGCATCTCTTTGAGCTCGACTTCCGTCAAATTAGTCGAAGCAAAAACGTCACCGCTTTCATCGCGCATGATGTCCAGGTCACGGGCGGGCACCACCACCGACTTAGTTCCAAATCCCAGAAAGCCACCAACATCGATGACAACCTGGCTGTTTGGTCCAACACCGTGCAGGTGGACGATTGTTCCTACCACCTCG
This portion of the Rhizobium sp. EC-SD404 genome encodes:
- a CDS encoding PRC-barrel domain-containing protein, with the translated sequence MDKVTDVRLIDMEITFRNLKGAKVYGTEDEVVGTIVHLHGVGPNSQVVIDVGGFLGFGTKSVVVPARDLDIMRDESGDVFASTNLTEVELKEMPEHRETKARSTT
- a CDS encoding glycosyltransferase, which gives rise to MRIAIHTLGTRGDVQPYIALARGLIARGHEVQLAAPIQFSAMAAEHDVRFMGLPAEFLALLNTAEGKAAVAGGNGFSAGFKLLKQVRPLIRRLLDAEWQIAIRFAPDVIVYHPKSIAAPDIASALGVPHVLASPIPGLTPTSAFPTPLLPYPSLGPFNRASHLLATHAAELLFASELKAWRQSTPGLSDRTRRKPRAGTLYAYSPAVLPKPHDWGPDVLVTGYWFLDEPGWQPDPALDAFLNAGPPPVYFGFGSMPGLDPETMTGMILDALEMTEKRGLLAVGNGAIGLGKMSDRAFFLKNAPHDVLLPRASAAVHHGGAGTTAASLRAGLPTQIIPFFGDQPFWGRRVAALGAGPAPLNRQTLSAGIIAKALNAMDGPAMRSRAKALGAAIEMDRGIEMAIEFLEGASRRTKS